The following are from one region of the Moritella sp. 24 genome:
- a CDS encoding multidrug effflux MFS transporter, protein MNKKPHIGLILALMMFPQIVETIYSPVLPHLARSFDISVNTAAQTLSIYFSAFAVGVIFWGRIADLIGRRTTMLIGLCTYGLGSILALTATDFNMIMVARFMSAFGAAVGSVVTQTMLRDSYKGDELVKVFTLMGMGISLSPVIGLISGGIIADLSGYVGVFSVLLILAIILYLVALNALPETRPDNIAKVSLLTLLVRMLKDSRIRYNAMLVALFNLVLFSYYSLAPFIFSHFGFSSIEFGYTGIALACGSLLGSLLNKRLLQTKCTSQSLLRLACGLVLLGSSGVYMTQDSVWLLVPMLIVVMSYGIAIPNILAHALTHYKDVAGSAGAVFGLMYYLLLGAGLAITGLLNNLGLVLILAAIIIFGCTYQLNTSKPAKQH, encoded by the coding sequence ATGAACAAAAAACCACATATCGGCTTGATATTAGCATTAATGATGTTTCCACAAATTGTCGAAACCATTTATAGTCCAGTCTTGCCTCACCTTGCTCGTTCATTTGATATTAGCGTCAATACAGCTGCACAAACCTTGTCTATTTATTTTAGCGCATTTGCCGTTGGTGTTATTTTCTGGGGCCGTATTGCTGATCTTATTGGCCGTCGTACAACGATGCTTATTGGTTTATGTACGTATGGACTTGGCTCAATACTGGCGCTGACTGCAACCGATTTCAATATGATAATGGTCGCGCGATTTATGTCTGCGTTCGGTGCTGCTGTAGGCTCTGTTGTCACTCAAACCATGCTCCGTGATAGCTATAAGGGAGATGAACTAGTCAAAGTATTTACTTTAATGGGGATGGGGATTTCGCTTAGTCCTGTGATAGGTCTTATCTCTGGCGGTATTATCGCGGATCTTTCAGGGTACGTCGGTGTGTTTTCAGTGTTACTCATATTAGCCATCATTTTATATTTGGTGGCATTAAACGCATTACCAGAAACTCGCCCAGATAACATTGCAAAAGTAAGTTTACTGACCTTGCTCGTTCGTATGCTCAAAGACAGTCGTATTCGTTACAACGCCATGTTGGTGGCGCTATTTAATCTAGTATTATTTAGCTATTACTCACTCGCACCCTTTATTTTCAGTCACTTCGGATTTAGCTCTATTGAATTTGGCTACACGGGCATTGCATTAGCCTGTGGTAGCTTGCTTGGTAGCTTGCTGAATAAACGTTTATTACAAACTAAATGCACCTCGCAATCATTATTACGCTTGGCATGCGGATTAGTACTGCTGGGTAGTTCTGGCGTTTATATGACTCAAGACAGCGTTTGGTTACTAGTACCCATGCTTATCGTTGTGATGAGCTATGGTATTGCGATCCCCAATATTCTTGCTCACGCATTAACACACTATAAAGATGTGGCAGGTTCTGCAGGCGCTGTATTTGGATTGATGTATTATTTATTATTAGGCGCAGGACTCGCCATCACGGGGTTGTTGAATAATTTGGGTTTGGTACTGATACTTGCGGCAATCATCATTTTCGGCTGTACTTATCAACTGAATACAAGTAAACCCGCTAAACAACATTAA
- a CDS encoding helix-turn-helix domain-containing protein encodes MASIADGQQFNADTLSNQVIGIAMDIGLHDSGMHQHNKGQLLYAPMGCISITLDGMQSVLPPTRAAWIPAGVMHCAQMRNVVAYRSLYFSADLASLLPISMCIVEVNTLLQALIERMAFWDWNKPEVDQANTLALFCEELALAPLQQLHLPLPRDPRLQKWLKSLTRGDLPPQKLNLLQAEIGASGKTISRLFSRETGMPYQAWRQQWRLLNAIERLADGQRISTVAFDLDFASDSAFISFFRQHTGSTPAKYFNDKTRSHDEMRTI; translated from the coding sequence ATGGCGAGTATTGCAGACGGTCAGCAATTTAATGCGGATACTTTATCTAATCAAGTTATTGGTATAGCAATGGATATAGGCCTGCATGATTCGGGGATGCATCAACACAATAAGGGGCAGCTTTTGTATGCGCCAATGGGCTGTATCAGTATTACGTTAGATGGTATGCAATCGGTATTACCCCCAACGCGTGCTGCTTGGATCCCCGCTGGGGTGATGCATTGTGCGCAAATGCGTAATGTAGTGGCGTATCGCTCGCTATATTTCAGTGCTGATCTTGCTTCGCTATTACCGATAAGCATGTGTATTGTTGAAGTGAATACACTGCTGCAAGCATTAATTGAACGCATGGCATTTTGGGATTGGAATAAACCCGAAGTAGATCAAGCCAATACGCTGGCGTTATTTTGTGAAGAATTAGCGTTGGCACCTCTTCAGCAATTACACTTACCACTGCCGCGTGATCCTCGATTACAAAAATGGTTAAAGTCATTAACCAGAGGTGACTTACCACCACAAAAGCTGAACTTATTACAAGCTGAAATTGGCGCTAGCGGTAAAACCATTAGTCGACTATTCTCTCGTGAAACAGGGATGCCTTATCAAGCGTGGCGGCAACAATGGCGTCTATTAAATGCGATAGAACGATTAGCTGATGGGCAGCGTATTTCGACGGTTGCATTTGATTTAGACTTTGCGAGTGACAGCGCTTTTATTAGCTTTTTCCGTCAGCATACGGGATCTACGCCAGCGAAATACTTTAACGATAAGACGAGGAGTCATGATGAAATGCGAACAATATGA
- a CDS encoding methyl-accepting chemotaxis protein: MKSIKNIYSSYFIAFMIAIMVLTTIGIKTFVSPQLLKSSEDIIHKSLQKVSENVFAKLNKVEAQQKNITQVIPELSSEQIDALLPALVDQYGDSNVFGGGIWPLPDQRQDGMRKFSSFVHRDNNNQLVSNDYWNTAAAPNYFEQSWHRAGQSAPKGTCAWAPAYKDSASTEARTNCSMGIYKDGRLYGAATIDVTLGFFNQLAQDLEKEFGGYILVVEQDGKILNNTAATPGELLLKTTASMASRSAFINAVNSNLNNQNNSHYISYDAENGDAYALYFQPLTGTPWSIALAVPVSSLHENQSVILSIIAAIQLPLMLAIICFCYITFKRLSQRLIILRENIDLLSQGNADLTTRVTIKENDEVGDIGKSVNNFISYLHTLMQSVNNSSVKISDSLIQVEDQTQLTRCIILGHVKETEQAVTAMEEMSTTATIVATNAAEAATATQQVHDSVSQSKSTVVRASNNVQTLLDDVEDTVVNIESMALHTQQISTVLTVIGEIAEQTNLLALNAAIEAARAGEQGRGFAVVADEVRALAARTQNSTSEINAMLAKLNSGVNSVVSAMDKTKERCITTATDTQEVNQDLDNMEVAISTISELTIQIASAAEEQSTVSAEVTRNMSEIQLIVNELSNNAEHTTTTTHELGTMNTELKDVVNKFNL, from the coding sequence ATGAAATCGATTAAAAATATTTACTCGTCCTACTTTATTGCATTTATGATCGCAATAATGGTGTTAACAACGATTGGAATTAAAACGTTCGTATCACCACAGTTACTCAAGTCTTCAGAAGATATAATCCATAAGTCATTACAAAAAGTATCTGAAAACGTCTTCGCAAAACTCAATAAAGTAGAAGCTCAACAAAAAAATATCACCCAAGTCATTCCTGAATTATCAAGTGAACAAATTGATGCCTTGTTACCAGCGTTGGTCGATCAATATGGCGACAGTAACGTATTTGGTGGTGGTATTTGGCCATTACCAGATCAGCGCCAAGATGGTATGCGTAAATTCAGCTCTTTTGTCCATCGCGATAACAACAACCAATTAGTCAGCAATGATTATTGGAATACCGCAGCTGCACCCAATTATTTCGAACAGTCTTGGCATAGAGCCGGACAGAGTGCACCAAAAGGCACATGTGCTTGGGCTCCTGCATATAAAGACTCAGCCAGCACTGAAGCACGAACCAACTGTAGTATGGGTATTTATAAAGACGGTCGCCTATACGGTGCTGCTACCATTGATGTAACGTTAGGATTCTTTAATCAGCTTGCTCAAGATTTAGAAAAAGAGTTTGGTGGTTACATTCTCGTTGTCGAGCAAGACGGTAAAATCCTGAATAATACAGCTGCAACACCGGGTGAATTATTACTAAAAACGACCGCTTCAATGGCATCACGCTCTGCATTTATTAACGCAGTCAATAGCAATTTAAATAATCAAAACAATAGCCATTATATTAGTTATGATGCCGAAAATGGTGACGCATACGCTCTGTACTTTCAACCATTGACAGGCACGCCATGGTCAATAGCGTTAGCTGTTCCGGTCTCTTCATTACATGAAAACCAGTCCGTTATTCTATCAATTATTGCTGCGATTCAATTACCACTGATGCTGGCTATTATTTGTTTTTGTTACATTACATTTAAGCGTTTATCACAACGCCTTATTATATTGCGTGAAAATATTGACCTACTTTCACAAGGAAATGCGGATTTAACAACTCGCGTTACCATCAAAGAAAATGATGAAGTGGGTGATATTGGTAAATCAGTGAATAATTTTATCAGCTACTTACATACATTAATGCAGTCAGTGAATAATTCATCCGTCAAAATTTCAGACTCATTAATACAAGTTGAAGACCAAACACAGCTCACTCGCTGCATTATTTTAGGGCATGTAAAAGAAACAGAGCAAGCTGTTACCGCGATGGAAGAAATGAGTACGACAGCAACAATTGTTGCAACGAATGCGGCTGAAGCAGCAACAGCAACACAGCAAGTACATGACTCGGTATCACAGTCTAAATCGACTGTGGTTCGTGCGTCGAATAATGTTCAGACATTACTTGATGATGTTGAAGACACCGTTGTTAACATCGAAAGTATGGCGCTACATACTCAGCAAATCAGTACTGTATTAACCGTGATAGGTGAAATTGCTGAACAAACGAATTTACTCGCATTAAATGCGGCAATTGAAGCCGCAAGGGCCGGTGAACAAGGTCGTGGGTTTGCCGTGGTGGCAGATGAAGTGAGAGCGCTGGCAGCACGTACCCAAAATAGTACGTCTGAAATTAATGCCATGCTAGCGAAGCTTAACTCTGGTGTAAATTCGGTAGTCAGTGCAATGGATAAAACCAAAGAACGCTGTATTACCACAGCAACAGATACTCAAGAAGTTAACCAAGACCTTGATAATATGGAAGTGGCGATTTCAACCATTAGTGAACTCACGATTCAAATCGCGTCTGCCGCAGAAGAGCAAAGTACAGTCAGTGCGGAAGTAACGCGAAACATGAGCGAAATACAACTTATCGTGAATGAACTATCTAATAATGCGGAGCATACGACGACGACGACGCACGAGCTCGGTACCATGAATACGGAATTAAAAGACGTGGTTAACAAGTTTAATTTATAA
- a CDS encoding PhoX family phosphatase, producing MSKDTFDPTKYNKSNNEPFASVMERELSRRSILRAGMGMAAVGMLSGVGLAGCSSTANQKSVTTRTKVELGFDSIAGSKLDAVVVPKGYSAQVLAPWGTPLNDLAQEWKADGSNSALDQANSLGMHHDGMHYFPLNGSSTDGLLCINHEYIDQKALHPTGPTKDADGLRTILDEVRKEINAHGVTVVRIKQTNGMWDVVKNDSHNRRFTGVTTMDISGPVADKALLETPFALDGDKVRGTLNNCGNGYTPWGTYLTCEENWPGYFVNTGIQTADQKRIGIDAKDTRYGWDDLAGSHGEVGDEFTRFDITETGKNATEDYRNEANGHGYIVEIDPYNNQSSAIKRTALGRFRHEGCVFGQLVEGKPVVFYSGHDSRFEYIYKFVSDANWHAGDAERDDRLAVGAKYMDQGTLYVARFDDKGVGNWLPLTLASKTTNGGTLADTFTNLAGIILNTAGAADLIGATPMDRPEWAAVDPVNGAVYMTLTNNTKRKESTNPANPRLNNSTGHIIRWHESDNPELFSWDIFVFGAAEDAAPEVNISGLAELNQFACPDGVAFDSRGIMWIQTDNSKDGLKTYTNDQMLAVIPSQLTTESGELDTINSGNQAELKRFFVGPNGAEVTGLAFSPAQTDLFLNVQHPANWPYSSDASMETPSNKTVRPRAATVIIRKNDGGEVGV from the coding sequence ATGAGCAAAGATACATTTGACCCGACTAAATATAATAAGAGTAATAACGAACCATTTGCATCGGTAATGGAAAGAGAGTTATCTCGCCGTAGCATATTAAGAGCTGGTATGGGGATGGCAGCAGTTGGTATGTTAAGTGGTGTTGGTTTAGCTGGCTGTTCAAGTACTGCTAATCAGAAAAGTGTAACGACTCGCACTAAGGTTGAGTTAGGTTTTGATTCTATTGCAGGTTCGAAATTAGATGCTGTCGTTGTACCTAAAGGTTACAGTGCACAAGTGCTTGCCCCTTGGGGGACACCACTGAATGATCTTGCTCAAGAATGGAAAGCGGATGGTTCTAATAGCGCACTCGATCAAGCTAACTCACTGGGTATGCATCATGACGGTATGCATTATTTTCCGCTAAACGGTAGTTCTACCGATGGCTTGTTATGTATTAATCACGAATACATAGATCAAAAAGCATTACACCCAACAGGCCCAACTAAAGATGCAGACGGCTTGCGAACTATTCTGGATGAAGTGCGCAAAGAAATTAATGCGCATGGTGTGACCGTTGTACGTATTAAGCAAACGAATGGTATGTGGGATGTGGTTAAGAATGATAGTCATAATCGCCGCTTTACTGGTGTTACTACTATGGATATTAGTGGCCCTGTTGCTGATAAAGCGCTACTTGAAACGCCTTTCGCGTTAGATGGTGATAAAGTCCGTGGTACGCTAAACAACTGTGGTAATGGTTATACGCCATGGGGCACTTATCTAACGTGTGAAGAAAACTGGCCGGGTTATTTTGTGAATACTGGCATTCAAACTGCGGATCAGAAACGCATCGGCATTGACGCTAAAGATACCCGTTATGGTTGGGATGATTTAGCGGGCAGCCATGGTGAGGTTGGCGATGAATTCACTCGTTTTGATATTACTGAAACGGGAAAAAATGCCACTGAAGATTACCGTAATGAAGCCAATGGACATGGTTATATCGTTGAAATAGACCCTTATAATAATCAGTCTAGCGCGATCAAACGTACTGCTCTGGGACGCTTCCGTCATGAAGGCTGTGTATTTGGCCAACTTGTTGAAGGTAAACCTGTCGTATTTTATTCTGGTCACGATTCTCGCTTTGAATATATCTATAAATTTGTATCTGATGCGAACTGGCATGCAGGGGATGCAGAACGTGATGATCGCTTAGCGGTTGGTGCGAAATATATGGATCAAGGTACGCTGTATGTAGCTCGTTTTGATGATAAGGGTGTGGGTAATTGGTTACCTTTAACGTTAGCAAGTAAGACGACTAATGGTGGGACGTTAGCTGATACATTTACCAACCTTGCGGGGATCATCCTCAATACTGCTGGCGCAGCTGATTTAATCGGGGCAACGCCGATGGATCGTCCTGAATGGGCAGCGGTAGATCCTGTTAATGGTGCGGTATACATGACCTTGACGAATAATACTAAACGTAAAGAGAGTACCAACCCTGCAAATCCAAGATTGAATAACAGCACGGGTCATATTATTCGTTGGCATGAAAGTGATAACCCTGAGCTATTCAGCTGGGATATTTTTGTGTTTGGTGCTGCTGAAGATGCTGCGCCAGAAGTGAATATTTCTGGGTTGGCGGAGTTAAATCAGTTCGCTTGTCCTGATGGCGTCGCATTTGATTCACGTGGGATCATGTGGATCCAAACTGATAATAGTAAAGACGGATTAAAAACATATACCAATGATCAGATGCTGGCTGTCATACCAAGTCAATTAACCACAGAGAGTGGAGAGTTAGATACGATTAACAGTGGCAACCAAGCTGAATTAAAACGTTTCTTCGTCGGCCCTAACGGTGCTGAAGTAACTGGTTTGGCTTTTAGTCCTGCGCAAACGGATCTGTTTTTGAATGTGCAACATCCAGCAAACTGGCCATATAGCAGCGATGCTTCGATGGAAACTCCGAGTAATAAAACGGTTCGACCACGCGCAGCTACGGTTATTATTCGTAAGAATGATGGTGGGGAAGTTGGAGTTTAA
- a CDS encoding Rho-binding antiterminator codes for MMKCEQYDYIEIVCMHRYPIKLILRTGIEIIGVGVDTQRNESREECIKMDIKGTIELIVLDSILTLEVIDDNPHFQSITFD; via the coding sequence ATGATGAAATGCGAACAATATGATTATATCGAAATAGTATGTATGCATCGTTATCCAATTAAATTAATCCTAAGAACGGGTATTGAAATTATTGGGGTTGGCGTTGATACACAACGTAATGAGAGCAGGGAAGAGTGTATTAAAATGGATATCAAGGGCACGATCGAGCTAATTGTGCTGGACTCTATTTTGACGCTAGAGGTGATAGATGATAATCCTCATTTCCAGAGCATCACGTTTGATTAG
- a CDS encoding Fis family transcriptional regulator → MTKTEKKIDNNLCKVLTDVCETAKDEFQGFQWLTHQVNYNNFPASLKLTCVFDTNADIAQLTASKQELRLHGLLTQALITIDVKLKNINKQVKLDSEENCTRDNAGNWAKRLG, encoded by the coding sequence ATGACTAAAACAGAAAAGAAGATCGATAATAACTTATGTAAAGTGCTTACCGATGTTTGTGAAACGGCAAAAGACGAGTTCCAAGGGTTTCAGTGGTTAACACATCAGGTTAATTATAATAATTTTCCTGCTTCTTTAAAGTTAACCTGTGTTTTCGATACGAATGCTGATATTGCTCAGTTGACGGCATCGAAGCAAGAATTGCGTTTGCATGGACTATTAACGCAGGCTCTTATCACGATAGATGTGAAACTCAAAAACATCAATAAACAAGTGAAACTCGACAGTGAAGAAAATTGTACTCGAGATAATGCCGGTAATTGGGCAAAGCGCCTAGGTTGA
- the xseA gene encoding exodeoxyribonuclease VII large subunit has product MGTLWLTGEISNFVAPASGHWYLSLKDSRSQVRCAMFKGNNRRVTFRPANGQQVLAKVRVTMYEPRGEYQLVIESLSPAGDGLLQQQYEQLKASLDAQGYFAQAHKKALPLHAKRIGIVTSATGAAVHDILTVLERRSPNLPVIIYPTLVQGAQAASAIVNAINMANQRNEVDLLIVGRGGGSLEDLWCFNEASVAHAIFNSQLPIISAVGHEIDVTIADFVADMRAPTPSAAAELVSQDQAHLHQQVTNLSTRLTKAIQTQLSKKQHQQRYLQQALMSQHPQHKLQQQSQKLDELNLRLNQAVNRHIDQQKLHLTQLTGRLQSRSPEHKLTAMQQQQRNLQTRLHSAMQRRLQQEQSQLHNLVQQLQTVSPLATLTRGYSITQNDKHQVITSVSKLKPGDKLITRFTDGEIQSTIDPT; this is encoded by the coding sequence ATGGGTACGTTATGGCTAACCGGTGAAATTTCCAACTTCGTGGCTCCCGCATCAGGCCACTGGTACTTATCTCTTAAAGATAGTCGATCGCAAGTACGCTGTGCAATGTTTAAGGGCAATAACCGTCGTGTGACCTTTCGACCAGCCAATGGTCAGCAAGTATTAGCGAAAGTACGTGTCACTATGTATGAACCCCGTGGTGAATATCAATTAGTCATTGAATCATTAAGCCCAGCGGGCGACGGGTTATTACAACAGCAATATGAACAATTAAAAGCATCGTTAGACGCCCAAGGTTATTTTGCCCAAGCACACAAAAAAGCCCTTCCCTTACATGCCAAACGCATTGGTATTGTGACATCGGCAACAGGTGCTGCCGTGCATGATATTTTAACCGTGCTAGAACGTCGTAGCCCTAATTTACCGGTGATTATATACCCGACATTAGTACAAGGTGCACAGGCTGCTTCAGCGATTGTTAACGCTATTAATATGGCTAATCAGCGTAATGAAGTAGATCTATTAATTGTCGGCCGTGGTGGTGGTTCGTTAGAAGATTTGTGGTGCTTTAATGAAGCATCCGTTGCTCATGCTATTTTTAACAGTCAATTACCAATTATCAGTGCTGTTGGACATGAAATAGATGTCACTATTGCTGATTTTGTCGCTGATATGCGAGCACCCACGCCTTCTGCGGCTGCAGAGCTCGTAAGCCAAGATCAAGCACATTTACATCAGCAAGTAACGAATCTAAGTACTCGTTTAACGAAAGCAATACAGACTCAATTATCAAAAAAACAACATCAACAGCGCTACTTACAGCAAGCCTTGATGAGTCAGCATCCACAACATAAATTACAACAACAAAGCCAAAAGTTAGATGAACTAAACTTACGTTTAAACCAAGCCGTAAATCGTCATATAGATCAACAAAAGCTGCATCTAACCCAACTAACGGGTCGTTTACAATCTCGTTCTCCAGAGCATAAATTAACAGCAATGCAGCAGCAACAGCGTAATCTACAAACTCGACTACACAGTGCAATGCAACGCCGTTTACAACAAGAACAAAGTCAGCTGCATAATCTGGTTCAACAACTGCAAACCGTCAGCCCCCTTGCAACCTTAACTCGCGGTTATTCAATTACTCAAAATGACAAACACCAAGTCATCACATCAGTGAGTAAACTGAAACCTGGCGATAAGTTAATTACCCGATTTACTGATGGTGAAATACAGTCAACCATAGACCCCACTTAA
- the guaB gene encoding IMP dehydrogenase, with amino-acid sequence MLRIAKEALTFDDVLLVPAHSTVLPNDANLKTQLTKNISLNIPMLAAAMDTVTEGRLAIALAEEGGIGFVHKNMSIERQAAEVRLVKKYVSGIVAEPVTVKPDMTIADVAELAKQYGFAGFPVVTEANDLVGIITGRDVRFVDDLTALVESVMTPKDRLVTVGQKSSREEVLGLMHKHRIEKVLAVSEDFKLTGMITVKDFKQAEKKPNACKDELGRLRVGAAVGAGGSTAERIDALVEAGVDVLLIDSSHGHSQGVLNRIKETRAAYPDLEIIGGNVATGAGALALVEAGVSCVKVGIGPGSICTTRIVTGVGVPQITAINDAVTALEGTGVPVIADGGIRFSGDIAKALVAGAACVMVGSMFAGTEEAPGEVELYQGRAYKSYRGMGSLGAMSKGSSDRYFQSENAADKLVPEGIEGRVPYKGKLKEIIHQQMGGIRSSMGLTGCATIHEMNTKAEFVRITGSGITESHVHDVIMTKEAPNYRSN; translated from the coding sequence ATGCTAAGAATTGCCAAAGAAGCCCTTACCTTTGATGACGTACTACTTGTACCTGCTCATTCAACTGTTTTACCGAACGATGCTAACCTAAAAACTCAACTAACGAAAAACATTTCGTTAAACATCCCTATGCTTGCTGCTGCGATGGACACAGTAACTGAAGGTCGTTTAGCTATTGCGTTAGCTGAAGAAGGTGGTATTGGTTTTGTTCACAAAAACATGTCAATCGAGCGTCAAGCTGCAGAAGTACGTTTAGTTAAAAAATATGTAAGTGGTATTGTTGCTGAGCCCGTTACTGTAAAACCTGATATGACTATTGCTGATGTAGCTGAACTAGCTAAGCAATACGGTTTTGCTGGCTTTCCTGTAGTAACCGAAGCCAATGACCTAGTGGGTATCATTACTGGTCGTGATGTACGTTTTGTTGATGATTTAACTGCCCTAGTTGAATCGGTGATGACACCGAAAGATCGTTTAGTGACTGTAGGTCAAAAATCTTCTCGTGAAGAAGTACTTGGTCTTATGCACAAACACCGTATTGAAAAAGTACTTGCAGTAAGCGAAGACTTTAAACTAACGGGTATGATCACGGTTAAAGATTTTAAACAAGCAGAGAAAAAACCAAATGCATGTAAAGACGAATTAGGTCGTTTACGTGTAGGTGCTGCTGTTGGTGCTGGTGGTTCTACTGCTGAACGTATCGACGCACTAGTAGAAGCGGGTGTAGATGTACTATTAATTGATTCATCTCACGGCCATTCTCAAGGTGTTCTAAACCGTATTAAAGAAACACGCGCTGCATACCCTGATTTAGAAATCATCGGCGGTAACGTAGCAACTGGCGCAGGTGCTCTTGCATTAGTAGAAGCTGGCGTTAGCTGTGTTAAAGTTGGTATCGGCCCTGGTTCAATCTGTACTACACGTATCGTTACAGGTGTTGGTGTTCCACAAATTACAGCAATCAATGACGCTGTAACTGCATTAGAAGGTACTGGTGTTCCAGTTATCGCTGATGGTGGTATCCGTTTCTCTGGCGATATCGCTAAAGCACTTGTTGCTGGTGCAGCATGTGTAATGGTTGGTTCTATGTTCGCTGGTACTGAAGAAGCACCAGGTGAAGTTGAACTTTACCAAGGTCGTGCATACAAGTCATACCGTGGTATGGGTTCATTAGGCGCTATGTCTAAAGGTTCATCTGACCGTTATTTCCAATCAGAAAACGCTGCTGACAAATTAGTACCAGAAGGTATTGAAGGCCGTGTTCCTTATAAAGGCAAATTGAAAGAAATCATCCATCAGCAAATGGGTGGTATTCGTTCTTCAATGGGTCTAACTGGTTGTGCAACTATCCATGAGATGAACACGAAAGCTGAATTCGTTCGTATCACTGGTTCTGGTATCACAGAAAGCCATGTTCATGATGTAATCATGACTAAAGAAGCGCCAAACTACCGTTCAAACTAA